Proteins found in one Nostoc sp. NIES-3756 genomic segment:
- a CDS encoding endonuclease NucS domain-containing protein — MSQDIRIWDVTSSGILSEIKKSKLNLEQRIQDWLEQDVSIISHDLLVIGKEVKTDYGGFIDLLCLDKKGDIVIIELKRDKTPREVTAQALDYASWVKHLANDTITNIANSYLTNKFDLELDKVFQKTFNSEVPEILNTNHHILIVASEIDSSSERIINYLSESYGVSINAVTFQYFLSLDGR, encoded by the coding sequence ATGTCACAAGATATTAGAATTTGGGATGTTACTTCCTCAGGCATTCTTAGCGAAATTAAAAAATCTAAACTTAACCTTGAACAGCGCATACAAGACTGGCTAGAACAAGATGTTTCTATTATTTCCCATGATTTATTAGTGATAGGGAAAGAGGTCAAAACAGATTATGGGGGATTTATAGACCTTTTATGTCTAGATAAAAAAGGTGATATTGTTATTATAGAGTTAAAACGTGATAAAACTCCTAGAGAAGTTACTGCTCAGGCATTGGACTATGCTTCTTGGGTAAAACATTTAGCAAATGACACTATTACTAATATTGCTAACAGTTACCTAACAAATAAATTTGACCTAGAACTTGATAAAGTATTTCAAAAAACTTTTAATTCTGAAGTACCTGAAATTCTTAATACTAATCATCATATCTTAATAGTTGCATCTGAAATAGATAGTAGCTCGGAAAGGATTATTAATTACTTATCAGAAAGTTATGGCGTAAGTATTAATGCCGTGACTTTTCAATATTTCCTTAGTTTAGATGGTAGATAA